The stretch of DNA GAAATATTAtgtaatttgaattgtttttttttttctccatttcctGTCCACGTGTATAAACGAATGACGTTAGTACCAACTATTTGGCAAATGTTAACTATATCAACGCGCAGTTGTCATGAGATAGgggttccttcataatataaatTATAACTGAAACTTATACTGCAGTCCCggcactaggccacgatcgcactacgatctgtgaaaaaaatgcaaattttgatgatcgtagtacgatcgcgTAGACCGCAGTAATAAAATTaccggtaccaattttcttgcaccagatgcgcattttgacaatacatgtctcttcagtgatgctcgtggccaaaatatttgaaatccaaagcttatctaaaagacgaagagctataatccaaaaggtccaaaaagtatagccaaatccgtgaaaggaatcagagctttgcatgagggagatacattccttaatttataacaatctaattaaaattaaatccccCACTCGCTCATTTTTAATGCTTGGTCGCTACGTGGGCAGCGACCAAGCATTAATAATGAGCGAgtgagagatttaattttaattagattgaatttattattatttctacccttgccgtcctcatcacgctcttcttacgacctgactatacgttcatactacgaccatcattctcattgtcattttcacataaaatatattatatatctccaggttttgtttgtctgtatgtagttcttgtccattttctctaacgacCCAACAATGCTTCtcgtttatatagattataccgttggttttcccgtttgaatggttttacactatagtaattttggggccctttatagcttgctgttcggtgtgagccaatgctcagtgttgaaggccgtaccttggcctataacggtttacttttataaattgttacttggatggagagttgtctcattggcacccataccacatcttcctatatctattgacaaatctgtgtcatctctgctatcgttcactaaaatatcgtcatttgcggcacaaggttataatttaggttggattggttgGTCCGAAATATCTGCTTgatgatcaggattcgttactattaGAGATCCCTCgatctgcctctacatcaacgcccacgtgttctagaagattttggtggcatgactgcaTTTTTTCCaagaaatctatgtattaatcagaaatagaaggaattgaatTATATCATCacctcagtagtcagtacttcggtactgacaagATTTATccaactttactaaaattgtccgttgataaattttgaaattattaaggaACTAAGGTTTCTCTCGGGCAAAGTTGGCtctagatgaatttggctatttatttttggtatttttgacatttagctcttcaaatgtttggcttttagcgttcctgatgaaggtaaatccagaaaagcgcttaggacgcaagaaattaataaacgtgctgttttcaattttttgtattGATATGCAACACGATGTTGACATTATTACTgataacgtagtaagatcgcgatGTGAACGTAGTaaaatcgtggtaagaacgtactATAATCGCAATAAAAACGTGGTacgatcgtgttgcaatcggataactcgtggtatggtcgtagtgatcgagaacgtgatgagcgtagagaggtcgcagaataagcgcgatgagaacgtgggatcgtagcgggatcgttggaGAAGCGTAATGacgacgtagtagcatcgtgaaagcaatgaaaatttacattttcatgccgctcataccacgacctcaccacgatctgaatttattttagatcgcggtgagcgtagtgcgatcgtggtctagtgggactggggcttaataTAGTAGTAACATAGAATTTTCCGAATTTAGTTTTAGAATACTTACAAAACATAATATTAATTTTTGGtgacgaaatatatatatatataactacttCGGGTGCCGAATTAACAAGGTGCcgtttttaaataaatctttagCATAAACTGTGATCGATCCATTATTATCTGTCTTTCGAAATTGTATtcatcattattgttaaaattgaaactttCATACTTGTTTCtgtgctttattacaaatgtctattatctgcATTTGCAAAATACTTGtctgaatttaaaaataataatcaatgtGCGTTAACTTATTTTATCGacacaaagttgtctcatgccaatacaatatctatatattttccccaGGCGCCTTTTCTTTTCCCCGGTGCTGTCTTttcttccccgggcgctttttagtagaccctaaattgaggtaaattatgtggacttccaaataccgtttcgatccctaacaacactgaagagacattaattgtcgaaatccggatatgttttacatttttttgcaaATCATGTTTTCGGTATATATATCCCTTCATTATTAAAAGAAACTATTGTTACAgtaataaatgtatattataatatatGAGAGTAGGTGGTACCACAAAGTTATTTAGTACTCAGTAAAGCATTTCTAGAATTATACAtgtcattcattcattcattcatatctttatttcctcTATTAAGAGATTCAATGAACAATCATATATGTAAACAGATCAAATTacaaaagttttcaaaataaataataacacaatatagtattataatatgtacaataacaaaataaagtcctgtgcttatatatataactgaagaaaattttgacaaaaattgctCTCACTAACGACGGTTCATGCACTGGCACATTAACGAATCGTTGTTCTCCTTAATCTACTATATGCAGCGACACAGTGTGCAACGTGCACATGACAAAGATTATAAAAACTGTCGGTGTCTATAGTGTTCGTCGTTATGTGCTTCCCCAAAAGAATGCAATATAACTCTTCATCGTCGTATGAATAAAGTTCCACAAATAAATGCAATGGGAATTTTTCAATTATAAACTCCCACCACATATCTCTGATTAAATGAGTTCCGCTACAGCTACAACATGCATGTACATATACATCTAAAAACTGAGTGTTACATAGTTCGCATGTACCTCCAGTGGTATTTGGAATGTCGGTTAGCAGTTTAGTAATATAATAGGAGTTTACGATTTCTCTGGATGATTTCGAACTTTTCCAGAAGTCTGGAACTCTAACCGATCGGTGAATACTTCTAAAGCGAGAAAAGTTATTATCGTTATGTAAACGCCGAGTCCATTCGTCAGTTTGTACTTTGTCAACTGTATTTTGCACTATAGCTTTCCAAAATTGCTTCGTTGGAAAAACTCCCTCTCGCAAAAAGTCAAGCATATAAGAATGAAGgctatatttatacaaaatgttcATAATATCAGGAATGAATCCATGATGATTGCGTTCATTGTCAATAAAATAGGTAAACAGACGCACAAGAAATATTTTCTTCGTTAGGAAGTTGTCATCAAGACTACACAGTTTTTGCAAGAAATATAACTTCTTAGTCTCTATAGACGAGGTAATAGTATGAAGTCCAAGTATACTTTGGCACATATCTGATCTCGTAGACGTTTTCAAGTCCAAAATTCGCTTGACTATAAAGTGCTGAAAACGATTTAACGCAGCAATGTCGTTTGACTTTAAACTAGTCCACATTTCACAACCATACAGAACAGTAGGTAACACTATAGATTTAAACAGTTTAAGTAGAACACATGGATGTGTTGACTTGTCGCAAACACCGTTGAGCGCAAAATAAGAGTTCTTGCCTTTTCTACATGCATTTGATGTTCTTTCTGTCGATCTAAATTTGGAATTTAGCGCAATGCCTAAGTGAGTGTATTCTTCGGCTACCGGAAGAACACTGTTCGCAATATGCCAGTCGTATGTTACTCGAACTTCTCGTGGATTCATGGAAAATTGCATTACGCATGACTTTTTCGCATTGAAGCAGAACCTCCATCTATGGGCATAGTCAGCACATATATCTAACATACGCTGGAGACACAACGGAGTTGTGCCAATACATGAAATATCGTCAGCGAGAGCAGGGGAGCAGCTAGCTATGTGATAAACACCAGTTTTCTTATTACATTTTTCAAGATCAACCaacatatcgtttataaatactaaatataataaaCCAGATAAAACCCCTCCTTGTCTAACCCCTTGTAATACAGGAAAGAACTCAGACTGACACTGGTTTACAATTACTGAACTCATAGTATCAATATGACAGTCATTAATAACTGACCATAATTTGCCTGTTACACctattttatacaatttatacaTAAGACCAATTCTCCAGACAGTGTCAAAAGCTTTTTTACTGTCTAAAAAGGCAACAAAAATTTTACTGAATAATTCTAGGTTATGATAAATTGTTTCATGTAAATTAAACGATGCAGTTAAGCAACTAAGGTACTTTTGAAATCCTTGTTGTTGGAGATTCGGCATGTTCTTGTCATACAACACGAAGTCAATTAACCGAGCTTTAATAATACTTTCAAATAGTTTCAAAACACAGGACAGTAAACTAACTGGTCTATAATTATCGGGTGAAGTTTTGCACTTATTTCCACCTTTGAAGATAGGAACAAGGAGGCCTAGTTTCCAGTTCTTTGGTATACGTCCTAATCTGACGATGAGGTTGCATAAGACCGTTATGCACTTCACAACAGGTCTACCTCCGTGGCGCAAATGTTCGTTTTGTACTCTGTCATGTCCGGCAGCTTTTCTATATTTTAACTGACCTATCAATTTAGAAACTTCTTGTTCAGTGATCAATCCACCAGGTAAGTATCCACCTTCAACACCACAAGTTTTAATAATGTCTTTGTATACGCTCTCAATCGAACACTTAAATTCATTGTCAAAATTATCACTGTCTTTTGGTTGGTACAGCTCATGAAAATACTCAGCAAAACAGTTTGCTACAGACTCAGGAGAACTGTACactttattttcatacacaatttCGGGGTATATCTTGGAGGAACGACCTTTAAAACGTTTTATTTGTTTCCAAAACAACCGTATATCGCACTCTGCGGTTTCATTTAGATCATCATAACACTTTTGCATATACTGTTCATTAGCCGCTTGTTGTACACGTCTAAATTCGGACTTTGCTCTTTTGTATATACGATAAGAGTCAAAATGCATTCCTCGAGGTTGACCATCTTGAACCCAAAGTTTACGCATTGACCTTTCATTGTCGTGTGCTCGTTTCACATCTGCGTTCCAATACGGTTTGGTGAGTGGATTAAATCCGCATTTTGGAATTGCGATGTTCGCAGCATTATGCAATGTGCTAACGAAGTCGTCATATATAGTGTCAATATCAGCAAAAGAATAAGAGTTCATTTTATCAATTAATATTTCCACGGGGTCAGACAATAGTTTTTGGTATTGATTGATCTGTGCGTCAGTTACCTTATGCCAAGCTGGTAATTTGTCGCTGGAGTTAATAATACGATGTGGGGTGGAGTCCGTCTCAAACTCAATCACTACTGGCAAATGATCGGATGTGCTACTTATTGCCCCTTCATAATGCTAATTATACCAGTCTCACTACAcgtattcaaaaaaataaatcttgCTTTATTAGATAtatctaatctataaaaaaaataatagaaaatttgTGGGGCGATTTTCCAAAGGGGCGAGTTTTCATAAGCAAAAACGTTTAATGTATTCTCGGAACAGTATATCTATGTTCCTGATGTATCCTTCTTTAAATGAAATTCAACtgtaaaaaattgaatatatgcaTTCTATTGCATCAAACCATTTATAAAGAaagatcattgaatattaaataattataaagaaCAAAGTTGCAACATCAACGCTGGTTAATTTGGTACGTTATTGTATGTTGTCGTATAAACTTTTTACATACATTTAGATCATGTGTAAAGAGAATCGAAAGGAAACCAAATGGCTGCGCCTAGGAAATTCAACGTGTTTGCTGGATCGGAGACCGGTCTGCTCAAGGGTGTGAATACATTGACAAATAAATGGGACAACATAAATCAGATAGCTAATGCAGATAAAGAGAATGAAATTCGTGACATTTGTTCCAGTTCAAATTTCACCAACGAACTTTATTTTGGGACAAGATCTTACAAAGTCTTCAGTTATGATATTAGGGAAGATTGTATAAAACGTGTTTTTCAGTTAGAAAACAGAAAACCCAATTGCAAGGCGTTAAAGACGTGCGGAGAAAATATTATTACCGCTGGAGAGGACGGAATAGTGAAAGTATGGAATAATAATCATGAACTTGTTAAAGAGTTTTCATCAGGGGTTACATTGAACAATAATTTGTGTTGTATGATTCAGAGTCCGGACACACCAGAAATAATTGCAACTGGTGGTAAAGAAACAGACCTTAAAATATGGAATATAAATGACTCAGAGAAGGCTTTATTTGAAGCAAAGAATGTAAAAAATGATTGGCTCAATTTACGAGTGCCAATATGGGTCCTTGATGCTGAATTCATTCCATCAACAGACAAAATTGTAACATCAACAGGCTATAAACAAGTCCGAATATATGATCCTAAAGTTCAGAGACGCCCAGTTTTAGATATGACATTTGATGAATTTCCAATAACTGCTCTATCAGTGTGCCCATTGGCCAATAATCAGGCAGTCATAGGCAATTCAAGAGGAAAAATGGCAACAATAGATTTTAGAAAAGGAGGTGTTGTTAACATTTTTAAAGGGCTTGCCGGTAGCATAAGAGACTTAAAGTGTTATAAAACAGAACCATATGTTGCATCATGTGGACTTGATCGGTATGTCAGAATACATGATTATAAAACCAAAGAGCTTAAACACAAATTCTATTTGAAGTCACgattgaattgt from Mytilus galloprovincialis chromosome 2, xbMytGall1.hap1.1, whole genome shotgun sequence encodes:
- the LOC143064808 gene encoding WD repeat-containing protein 74-like, whose translation is MAAPRKFNVFAGSETGLLKGVNTLTNKWDNINQIANADKENEIRDICSSSNFTNELYFGTRSYKVFSYDIREDCIKRVFQLENRKPNCKALKTCGENIITAGEDGIVKVWNNNHELVKEFSSGVTLNNNLCCMIQSPDTPEIIATGGKETDLKIWNINDSEKALFEAKNVKNDWLNLRVPIWVLDAEFIPSTDKIVTSTGYKQVRIYDPKVQRRPVLDMTFDEFPITALSVCPLANNQAVIGNSRGKMATIDFRKGGVVNIFKGLAGSIRDLKCYKTEPYVASCGLDRYVRIHDYKTKELKHKFYLKSRLNCLYLNESCSEEISSKNIEEKMPEVQSNNCKENNDDEEIWNQMEVIKTKRKGDILETGIASEIKKKRLKSRK